A region of Asticcacaulis excentricus DNA encodes the following proteins:
- a CDS encoding alpha/beta hydrolase fold domain-containing protein: MRLSPPRQSVLRRLLLRQVLRLPFAVLKFLSGGGIVHVDGRTLDTQITFLWKTFFARQDQRTPLSLTGTSVEGAREDWQEAAALMSAGSEVRVKVEAAGDGGLVNGQLIRPQRIDHNSPLLVLFHDGGGVLGGPELSLAFASLLAHEARCPVFLPAYRLAPEHRFPAGYDDARLAWDWALANLGRLGATSGKAAIGGIGMGGNMAARLCLDLRRDFKPLPVAQLLVTPLLDLADPDLKASRFARSWPISAADLDIMIGHYAGAGTGLSDVALSPLREEVINGQPRTLIVSGGLDPLAAQAERYARRLIEGRTHTLYRRYDTMPLGFPLFAGVVDHAEAAVRDMAALWSELTTSPDQDAGV; encoded by the coding sequence ATGCGTTTGTCGCCCCCCCGTCAGTCCGTCCTGAGACGCCTCCTTCTGCGTCAGGTGTTGCGCCTGCCGTTTGCCGTGCTGAAATTCCTCTCCGGCGGCGGCATTGTGCACGTGGACGGGCGCACGCTTGACACCCAGATCACCTTCCTGTGGAAGACCTTTTTCGCGCGTCAGGATCAGCGCACACCGCTCAGCCTGACCGGCACCTCGGTCGAAGGGGCGCGCGAAGACTGGCAGGAGGCGGCGGCCCTGATGAGCGCGGGGTCTGAGGTGCGGGTGAAGGTCGAAGCCGCCGGTGATGGCGGGCTGGTCAATGGCCAACTGATCCGGCCACAGCGTATCGACCACAATTCCCCGCTGCTGGTGCTGTTCCACGACGGCGGCGGTGTGCTGGGTGGCCCCGAACTGAGCCTCGCCTTTGCCAGCCTGCTGGCGCATGAGGCGCGCTGTCCGGTGTTTTTACCCGCCTACCGACTGGCCCCCGAACACCGCTTTCCGGCGGGGTATGACGACGCGCGTCTGGCCTGGGACTGGGCGCTGGCCAATCTGGGTCGGTTGGGCGCGACCTCGGGTAAGGCGGCCATTGGCGGCATCGGCATGGGCGGCAATATGGCGGCGCGCCTGTGTCTGGATCTGCGGCGTGATTTCAAGCCCTTGCCCGTGGCGCAACTGTTGGTCACCCCCCTGCTCGACCTTGCAGACCCTGACCTGAAAGCGAGCCGCTTCGCCCGAAGCTGGCCGATCAGCGCCGCCGATCTTGATATCATGATCGGCCACTATGCCGGCGCGGGCACGGGCCTGAGCGACGTCGCCCTGTCGCCGCTACGCGAAGAGGTGATCAATGGTCAGCCCCGGACCCTGATCGTCTCTGGCGGGCTTGATCCGCTGGCGGCTCAGGCCGAACGCTATGCGCGGCGTCTGATAGAGGGCCGCACGCACACCCTCTATCGCCGCTATGACACAATGCCTCTGGGCTTTCCGCTGTTTGCCGGAGTGGTCGATCACGCTGAGGCCGCCGTGCGCGATATGGCGGCCCTGTGGAGTGAACTGACCACCTCACCGGATCAGGACGCCGGGGTGTAG
- a CDS encoding RcnB family protein, with amino-acid sequence MKRIMTTSLLAMMAGSLLMADVAAAHPRDHDRHDRHERYDRYDRYDRYDDRRGRYDYYRSYDRGRHYGWRERSDWRRGGYVAYRDWDRGYAIDYRRHRHLYAPPRGYEWRQVDDRYVLAAVATGLIAAIVLSN; translated from the coding sequence ATGAAACGCATAATGACTACGTCCTTGCTGGCTATGATGGCTGGCTCCCTGCTGATGGCCGACGTCGCGGCGGCGCATCCGCGTGACCACGACCGTCATGATCGACACGAGCGTTATGACCGCTACGACCGCTATGACCGTTATGACGACCGGCGCGGGCGTTACGACTATTACCGCAGCTATGACCGCGGCCGCCATTATGGCTGGCGTGAGCGTTCTGACTGGCGTCGCGGGGGTTATGTCGCCTATCGCGACTGGGACCGCGGCTACGCCATAGATTACCGCCGCCACCGCCACCTCTACGCCCCGCCGCGCGGCTATGAGTGGCGTCAGGTCGATGACCGCTACGTGCTGGCGGCCGTCGCCACCGGCCTGATCGCGGCCATTGTGCTCAGTAATTAG
- a CDS encoding HNH endonuclease, with translation MQVLKNPPSDWRALVLNADFRPLSYYPLSTRPWQDVVKAVFEGRVDVVSTYDVEIRSPSMTMRLPSVISLKTYIDQNRPPAFTRYNVFLRDQFSCQYCGCRHDLTFDHVLPVSQGGKSTWTNIITACAPCNLRKGGKTPQQAQMALAKSPHRPTMYQLQELGRRFPPHYLHESWVDYLYWDTLLEP, from the coding sequence ATGCAGGTCCTGAAAAATCCGCCCTCTGACTGGCGGGCCCTGGTCCTGAATGCCGATTTCAGGCCGCTCTCCTATTATCCGCTTTCGACCCGCCCGTGGCAGGATGTCGTCAAGGCGGTGTTCGAAGGTCGCGTCGATGTGGTTTCGACCTATGATGTCGAAATCCGCTCGCCCTCGATGACCATGCGTTTGCCCAGCGTCATCAGCCTCAAGACCTATATCGACCAGAACCGGCCGCCGGCCTTCACGCGCTATAATGTCTTCCTGCGCGATCAGTTCAGTTGTCAGTATTGCGGCTGCCGCCACGACCTCACCTTTGACCATGTGCTGCCCGTTTCGCAGGGCGGTAAGTCCACCTGGACCAATATCATCACCGCCTGCGCCCCCTGCAACTTGCGTAAAGGGGGAAAAACTCCCCAACAGGCACAGATGGCACTGGCCAAAAGTCCACACCGCCCGACAATGTATCAGCTTCAGGAGCTGGGACGGCGTTTTCCGCCTCACTATCTTCACGAAAGTTGGGTAGATTACCTGTATTGGGATACGCTGCTCGAACCCTGA
- a CDS encoding Imm26 family immunity protein, which translates to MVVISNYPPTNFQFIRRNRKPLAVGDVFALQLPGGKYLHGCIIICGAKTGPMPGANLLYIYKDQSDDIEPKFENLRPHNLLIPPVWTNRMAWTRGYFVPVGRMEVTSSQRLRSHCFWSVARKRYLSETGVRCSWLQRVLNTKFRGSWGLTSYLGIDDCISEAIGLPRISE; encoded by the coding sequence GTGGTGGTAATCTCCAATTATCCACCAACGAACTTTCAGTTCATAAGGCGCAATCGTAAACCACTAGCTGTGGGTGACGTCTTTGCCCTACAGTTACCAGGCGGCAAATATTTGCATGGTTGCATCATTATCTGCGGTGCGAAGACTGGCCCGATGCCGGGCGCCAACCTACTTTATATTTATAAAGATCAATCAGACGACATTGAACCGAAGTTTGAAAATCTGCGCCCTCATAATCTACTGATCCCGCCCGTTTGGACCAACAGAATGGCTTGGACACGCGGTTATTTTGTGCCGGTAGGGCGTATGGAGGTAACCTCATCACAGCGTCTGAGGAGCCATTGCTTCTGGAGTGTTGCACGAAAAAGGTACCTCAGCGAAACAGGCGTGAGATGTTCATGGCTCCAAAGAGTTTTGAATACAAAATTTCGCGGCAGTTGGGGGCTTACCAGTTATCTCGGTATTGACGATTGTATAAGTGAGGCCATTGGCTTGCCAAGGATTTCTGAATGA
- the gluQRS gene encoding tRNA glutamyl-Q(34) synthetase GluQRS encodes MTYRTRFAPSPTGYLHLGHAYAALTAFEAARQADGDCLLRIEDIDRTRCRLEYETGIYEDLRGLGLAWPEPVLRQSDHLADYEAALESLRARGLVYACYKTRKELAQAAQGAPQEGDAVAENGPAEREPSWRLSLAAAREALGAKWDRLGFVETGQGPNGETGPQRARPEVNGDVVLGRKDIGVAYHLAVVIDDARQGVTHIHRGHDLFAATHTQVLLQGLLGLPTPVYRHHALLLDDQGRRLAKRKGSKSLRDYRHEGMDAEAIKALIAATPKA; translated from the coding sequence ATGACCTACCGCACTCGTTTTGCCCCCTCGCCGACCGGCTACCTGCATCTGGGCCATGCCTATGCGGCCCTGACGGCGTTTGAGGCGGCGCGTCAGGCGGACGGTGACTGCCTGTTGCGGATCGAAGACATAGATCGCACGCGCTGCCGCCTGGAATACGAGACAGGGATTTATGAAGACCTGCGCGGGCTGGGGCTGGCGTGGCCTGAGCCGGTATTGCGGCAATCCGATCATCTGGCCGACTATGAGGCGGCACTGGAGAGTTTGCGGGCGCGCGGGCTGGTCTATGCCTGTTACAAGACGCGCAAGGAACTGGCGCAGGCGGCGCAGGGCGCCCCCCAGGAAGGGGATGCTGTAGCGGAGAATGGACCGGCTGAGCGCGAACCCTCATGGCGTCTGTCCTTGGCGGCGGCGCGCGAAGCGCTGGGCGCAAAGTGGGACCGGCTGGGTTTTGTCGAAACGGGTCAGGGTCCCAACGGTGAAACCGGCCCGCAGAGGGCGCGGCCTGAGGTCAATGGCGATGTGGTGCTGGGGCGCAAAGACATCGGCGTCGCCTACCATCTGGCGGTGGTGATTGACGATGCGCGGCAAGGTGTTACCCACATCCACCGCGGCCACGACCTGTTTGCCGCCACCCACACGCAGGTTCTGCTGCAAGGTTTGCTGGGTTTGCCGACGCCGGTGTATCGCCATCACGCCTTACTGCTCGACGATCAGGGAAGGCGACTTGCCAAACGCAAGGGATCAAAAAGCCTGCGTGACTACCGGCACGAAGGCATGGACGCCGAAGCGATCAAGGCCCTGATCGCCGCGACACCGAAGGCGTGA
- a CDS encoding RluA family pseudouridine synthase — translation MTPKKQDKLNRKKASRQSPQHKAALAERESKGWARPVQTPKNPKAIDRPLKLSDEEIVWVKSMLSHEDGVIMGFNKPSNLSSQGGRGNFHNLDDMLWAFARSNGNKPRLLHRLDRDTSGIILAAKTRTSAAFVGNAIAARDVHKTYVCIVANPHNLKDEGVIDVPLRREEIGREAYSRVCAADHPDALTARTTYRVLSRTDTSALVQCEPFTGRMHQIRVHMAHLGCPIAGDVRYGGALSLDGLRVPRLMLHARAIEFPHPDGGRRHWEAPLSPDIQALCEALELAHEKRP, via the coding sequence ATGACCCCGAAAAAGCAGGACAAGCTCAACCGTAAAAAGGCCTCGCGTCAATCGCCGCAGCACAAGGCCGCTCTTGCCGAGCGCGAATCCAAAGGTTGGGCGCGTCCCGTACAGACGCCCAAAAATCCAAAGGCCATCGACCGGCCGCTGAAACTGTCCGACGAAGAGATCGTGTGGGTCAAATCCATGCTGAGCCACGAAGACGGGGTGATTATGGGCTTTAACAAGCCCTCGAACCTGTCGTCACAGGGCGGGCGTGGCAATTTTCATAATCTCGATGACATGTTGTGGGCCTTCGCGCGCTCGAATGGCAACAAGCCGCGCCTGCTACACCGGCTGGACCGCGACACGTCGGGCATTATTCTGGCGGCCAAGACGCGCACCTCGGCGGCCTTTGTCGGCAATGCGATTGCCGCGCGTGATGTGCATAAGACCTATGTCTGCATCGTCGCCAATCCGCATAATCTGAAAGACGAAGGCGTCATCGACGTGCCTCTGCGCCGCGAAGAGATCGGGCGCGAGGCCTATAGCCGCGTTTGCGCCGCCGATCATCCGGACGCGCTTACCGCCCGCACCACCTATCGTGTGCTCAGCCGCACCGACACCTCGGCGCTGGTGCAGTGTGAGCCCTTTACGGGCCGGATGCATCAGATCCGCGTGCACATGGCGCATCTGGGCTGCCCGATTGCGGGGGATGTCCGCTATGGCGGCGCGCTCAGTCTGGACGGTCTGCGCGTGCCCCGCCTGATGCTGCACGCCCGCGCCATAGAGTTTCCGCATCCCGATGGCGGTCGCCGCCACTGGGAGGCACCTCTGAGCCCGGATATTCAGGCCCTGTGTGAAGCTCTTGAGCTGGCGCACGAAAAAAGGCCGTAA
- a CDS encoding AbgT family transporter codes for MTEPQSQDAIRRSKGFLGLVEKAGNLLPDPVMIFVWLILGLMVLSTIGAHFGWSASIPYSGEEAPHWATLDNGVVTYTATSLFTAENIGRLLVDMPKTLTGFAPLGVVVVVMYGAAVAECSGLFSALIRSSLRNAPRAILTPCVIITGMVSHHASDAAYVVFIPLAGLIYASVGRHPLVGIAAAFAAVSGGYAGNITPGQIDVLLFGFTQEAARIIDPAWTMNPLGNWWFILAIVGLFTPVAWFITDKVVEPRLGKWGGSPDTELQAELAKSEITPAEKTGLKRAGIVAVLVVAGFAALALWPGYTPLINEEATGPAQLQPFYAALIAGFFLLFITTAIAFGTAAGTITSDNDVVKMMGEGIRSLAPYLVFAFFAAHFVAMFNWSRLGPITAINGAEILKAWDLPAPLLLVSVLLFSSILDLFIGSASAKWSALAPVVVPMFMLVGISPEMTTAAYRMGDSYTNIMTPLMSYFPLILAFTRRWDKSMGVGSLLALMLPYALSFMVAGIGLTAAWVALDLPLGPGAQVHYTPAS; via the coding sequence GTGACCGAGCCGCAATCGCAAGACGCCATACGGCGATCCAAAGGGTTTCTGGGGCTGGTCGAAAAGGCCGGCAATCTGCTGCCTGACCCGGTGATGATCTTCGTCTGGCTGATCCTTGGGCTGATGGTGCTTTCGACCATCGGCGCGCATTTCGGCTGGTCGGCCTCCATCCCCTATAGCGGCGAGGAAGCCCCGCACTGGGCGACGCTCGACAACGGTGTGGTGACCTATACGGCGACCAGTCTGTTTACTGCCGAAAATATCGGGCGGCTGCTGGTTGATATGCCCAAGACCCTGACCGGTTTTGCGCCACTGGGCGTGGTGGTCGTGGTCATGTATGGGGCCGCCGTGGCCGAATGCTCAGGCCTGTTTTCGGCGCTGATCCGCTCCTCGCTGCGCAATGCCCCGCGCGCCATCCTGACCCCATGCGTGATCATCACCGGCATGGTGTCGCACCATGCGTCCGATGCGGCCTATGTGGTGTTTATCCCTCTGGCCGGGCTGATCTATGCCTCGGTCGGCAGGCACCCGCTGGTGGGGATCGCCGCGGCCTTTGCCGCTGTGTCGGGCGGCTATGCCGGCAATATCACACCGGGGCAGATCGACGTGTTGCTGTTCGGCTTCACGCAGGAGGCTGCCCGCATCATCGACCCGGCATGGACGATGAACCCGCTCGGCAACTGGTGGTTCATCCTCGCCATTGTCGGCCTGTTCACCCCGGTGGCGTGGTTTATCACCGATAAGGTGGTCGAACCGCGTCTGGGCAAATGGGGCGGTTCGCCGGACACCGAACTTCAGGCCGAACTGGCCAAGTCCGAAATCACACCCGCTGAGAAAACAGGTCTGAAACGCGCCGGGATCGTCGCGGTGCTGGTCGTCGCCGGTTTTGCGGCTCTGGCCCTGTGGCCCGGCTATACGCCCCTGATCAACGAGGAGGCCACAGGCCCGGCGCAGCTTCAGCCCTTCTATGCCGCCCTGATCGCTGGCTTCTTCCTGCTGTTTATCACCACGGCGATCGCTTTTGGGACGGCGGCCGGGACCATCACATCCGACAATGATGTGGTGAAGATGATGGGCGAGGGGATACGCTCGCTGGCGCCCTACCTGGTCTTTGCCTTCTTCGCCGCGCACTTTGTCGCCATGTTCAACTGGTCACGGCTGGGGCCGATCACCGCCATCAATGGGGCCGAAATCCTCAAGGCGTGGGATTTGCCCGCTCCGCTGCTTCTGGTCAGCGTGTTGCTGTTCTCGTCGATTCTCGACCTGTTTATCGGCTCGGCCTCGGCCAAGTGGTCGGCGCTGGCCCCCGTGGTGGTGCCGATGTTCATGCTGGTCGGTATTTCACCGGAAATGACCACGGCGGCCTACCGCATGGGCGACAGCTATACCAATATCATGACGCCGCTGATGTCCTATTTCCCGCTGATTCTGGCCTTCACACGCCGGTGGGACAAGAGCATGGGGGTAGGGTCGCTGCTGGCCCTGATGCTGCCCTATGCGCTGAGCTTCATGGTGGCGGGGATCGGTCTGACGGCAGCTTGGGTGGCGCTGGACCTGCCGCTGGGGCCGGGCGCGCAGGTGCACTACACCCCGGCGTCCTGA
- the dxs gene encoding 1-deoxy-D-xylulose-5-phosphate synthase, translated as MPQPETPVLDTLTVPEAIRHLSAAELKTLADEVRAETIDVVSKTGGHLGSALGVVELTVALHHVFETPRDILIWDVGHQCYPHKILTGRRERIRTLRQGGGLSGFTKRSESPYDPFGAAHAATSISAALGFCAARDHKGETNKVVAVIGDGSMSAGMAYEAMNNAAETTKNLTVILNDNDMSIAPPVGGMSAYLANLVSGGAYQAVRRFGKSVAERLPRPLFEMVRKGEEFSRTYVTGGTFFEELGFYYVGPIDGHDMDNLLSVLKRVRDITDRPVLVHVVTQKGKGYAPAEAASDKYHGVAKFDVITGEQAKPKANAPSYTEVFAAELIKQAQIDPKVVAITAAMPSGTGLDRFAEVFPTRCYDVGIAEQHAVTFAAGLAADGMKPFCALYSTFLQRGYDQVAHDVALQDLPVRFAIDRAGLVGADGATHAGTFDIGYLGTLPGMMIMAASDEAELARMIATATAYDDGPSAFRYPRGEGVGVEIPAVPETLAIGRGRIVREGSKVAILSLGARLPEALKAADLLGARGLSTTVADARFAKPLDKDLILQLARHHECLITVEEGAMGGFGAFVLHYLAAEGALDNGLKIRTLTLPDRFQDHDKPEKMYADAGLDAQGIAASAMKALGFSEADIARAAVQ; from the coding sequence ATGCCCCAACCCGAAACGCCGGTTCTGGACACGCTGACGGTCCCGGAAGCGATCCGCCATCTGTCCGCCGCTGAGCTGAAGACGCTGGCCGATGAGGTGCGCGCCGAAACCATTGATGTGGTGTCGAAGACGGGCGGGCATCTGGGCTCGGCGCTGGGCGTGGTCGAACTGACCGTGGCGCTGCACCATGTGTTTGAAACGCCACGCGATATTCTGATCTGGGACGTCGGGCATCAGTGCTATCCGCACAAGATTCTGACCGGACGGCGTGAGCGTATCCGCACCCTGCGTCAGGGCGGCGGCCTCAGCGGCTTCACGAAGCGCTCGGAAAGCCCCTATGATCCGTTCGGTGCCGCGCACGCAGCGACCTCGATTTCGGCGGCGCTGGGTTTTTGCGCGGCGCGAGACCATAAGGGTGAGACGAACAAGGTCGTGGCGGTCATCGGCGACGGCTCGATGTCGGCCGGCATGGCCTATGAGGCGATGAACAATGCCGCCGAAACGACCAAAAATCTGACGGTTATCCTCAACGATAACGACATGTCGATCGCGCCACCGGTGGGCGGCATGAGCGCCTATCTGGCCAATCTGGTCTCCGGCGGCGCCTATCAGGCGGTGCGCCGCTTCGGCAAGAGCGTGGCCGAACGCCTGCCGCGTCCGCTGTTTGAGATGGTGCGCAAGGGCGAGGAGTTTTCGCGCACCTACGTGACCGGCGGCACCTTCTTTGAGGAACTGGGCTTCTACTATGTCGGTCCCATCGACGGGCACGATATGGACAACCTTTTGTCGGTCTTAAAGCGTGTGCGCGACATTACCGACCGCCCGGTGCTGGTGCATGTGGTGACGCAAAAGGGCAAGGGCTATGCCCCCGCCGAGGCTGCCTCTGACAAATATCACGGTGTGGCGAAGTTCGACGTCATTACGGGCGAACAGGCCAAGCCCAAGGCCAATGCCCCCAGCTATACCGAAGTCTTTGCCGCCGAGCTGATCAAGCAGGCGCAGATCGACCCGAAGGTGGTGGCCATCACCGCCGCCATGCCGTCGGGCACGGGGCTTGACCGTTTTGCCGAGGTGTTTCCCACGCGCTGCTACGATGTGGGCATTGCCGAACAGCACGCCGTGACCTTTGCCGCCGGTCTGGCGGCAGACGGCATGAAGCCGTTTTGTGCGCTCTATTCAACCTTCCTGCAACGCGGCTATGATCAGGTGGCGCACGATGTGGCGCTTCAGGACCTGCCCGTGCGCTTTGCCATTGACCGCGCCGGCTTGGTCGGGGCCGACGGGGCGACCCACGCCGGGACGTTCGATATCGGCTATCTGGGGACGCTGCCCGGTATGATGATCATGGCCGCTTCGGATGAGGCGGAACTGGCGCGCATGATCGCCACGGCCACCGCCTATGATGATGGCCCTTCGGCGTTCAGATATCCGCGCGGTGAAGGCGTCGGCGTTGAAATCCCGGCCGTGCCGGAAACCCTGGCTATCGGGCGCGGGCGCATCGTGCGCGAAGGCTCAAAGGTCGCTATCCTGTCGCTGGGGGCGCGCCTGCCGGAGGCTTTGAAGGCCGCCGATCTTTTGGGGGCACGCGGGCTTTCGACCACGGTGGCCGATGCGCGCTTTGCCAAGCCGCTGGATAAGGACCTGATCCTCCAACTGGCGCGGCACCATGAGTGCCTGATTACGGTCGAAGAAGGCGCTATGGGCGGCTTCGGGGCGTTCGTGCTGCACTATCTGGCGGCCGAAGGCGCGCTGGATAACGGCCTGAAAATCCGCACCCTGACCCTGCCGGACCGCTTCCAGGACCACGACAAGCCGGAGAAGATGTACGCCGATGCGGGCCTTGACGCGCAGGGCATTGCGGCTTCGGCCATGAAGGCGCTGGGGTTCAGCGAGGCCGATATCGCTAGGGCGGCGGTGCAGTAG
- a CDS encoding DUF805 domain-containing protein, translating into MSPETLQQLAVLLLWIAPAFLPFVIHPTGPNRFGAPHRTQGFEAAVLSGFARAFDFKGRASRGEYGAFLLLFMGSYVVAALVDGAFGLDGLYIVPLALLVPYIAVTTRRLHDLNRSGWWQLLALGAGIFVLFYLLAQPSAQPLRQSLRRPVGPVRMAGHR; encoded by the coding sequence ATGTCACCGGAAACCCTGCAACAACTGGCCGTTCTACTGCTGTGGATCGCGCCGGCCTTTCTGCCGTTTGTCATTCACCCCACCGGACCGAACCGTTTTGGTGCGCCGCACCGCACCCAAGGCTTTGAGGCCGCGGTGCTCAGCGGTTTTGCGCGCGCCTTTGACTTCAAAGGCCGGGCGTCGCGTGGCGAATACGGGGCTTTCCTGTTGCTGTTCATGGGAAGCTATGTGGTCGCGGCCCTTGTGGATGGAGCCTTTGGGTTGGACGGGCTCTATATCGTGCCCCTTGCCTTGCTCGTCCCCTATATAGCGGTCACCACGCGCCGTCTGCACGACCTGAACCGCTCCGGCTGGTGGCAGTTGCTGGCCCTGGGGGCGGGTATCTTCGTGCTGTTTTATCTGCTGGCGCAGCCGTCAGCACAGCCGTTGCGTCAATCCCTGCGCCGTCCGGTCGGGCCGGTGCGTATGGCTGGTCATCGCTAA
- a CDS encoding replication-associated recombination protein A: MSSAPHDLFQAAGLTPSAPTLTAAPEGFKPLAERLRPQALSEIVGQDHLLGEGGSIARAVDRGFLPSLILWGPPGVGKTTIARLLAASVGYEFQQISAVFSGVADLKKAFEYAQARRNQGVHSVLFVDEIHRFNRAQQDSFLPYVEAGVVTLIGATTENPSFELNGALLSRCQVFVLKRLDDEAMDKLITRAETHLGHALPLMDEAKETLKGLADGDGRYLLTLIESLASMGFEAPLNSEALLQNLQKRRPNYDKDREGHYNLISALHKSVRGSDPDAALYWFARMLQGGEDPLYIVRRMQRMASEDIGNADPMSLIMTNAARETYEVLGSPEGELAIAQALVHMASAPKSNAVYTAFKAAMKAAKDTATLDPPEVIRNAPTKLMKQLGYGEGYIYDPDDPDGFSGQNYFPDGMARPRFYDPKGEGHEGKTRQRLEYWAQLREKKQQQRGG, translated from the coding sequence ATGTCTTCTGCGCCCCATGACCTGTTTCAGGCGGCTGGCCTGACGCCGTCCGCTCCGACCCTGACCGCCGCCCCCGAAGGGTTCAAGCCGCTGGCTGAGCGTTTGCGGCCGCAGGCCCTGTCCGAGATCGTGGGGCAGGACCACCTGCTGGGCGAAGGCGGGTCCATTGCGCGCGCCGTCGATCGTGGGTTTTTGCCGTCGCTGATCCTGTGGGGGCCGCCGGGCGTCGGCAAGACGACCATTGCGCGGTTGCTGGCGGCCAGCGTCGGCTATGAGTTTCAGCAGATTTCGGCGGTTTTTTCCGGCGTCGCTGATCTGAAAAAGGCCTTTGAATACGCGCAGGCCCGCCGCAATCAGGGGGTGCACAGTGTCCTGTTTGTCGATGAAATTCACCGCTTTAACCGCGCCCAGCAGGACAGTTTCCTGCCCTATGTCGAAGCCGGCGTGGTCACCCTGATCGGGGCGACGACGGAAAACCCGTCATTTGAGCTGAACGGCGCGCTTTTGTCGCGCTGTCAGGTCTTTGTGCTGAAACGCCTCGATGACGAGGCGATGGATAAGCTCATCACCCGCGCCGAAACGCATCTGGGGCACGCCTTGCCGCTGATGGACGAGGCGAAGGAGACGCTGAAAGGGCTGGCCGACGGCGACGGGCGCTATCTGCTGACCCTGATCGAGTCGCTGGCCTCGATGGGGTTTGAGGCCCCGCTGAACAGCGAGGCCCTGCTGCAAAACCTGCAAAAGCGCCGCCCCAATTACGATAAGGACCGCGAAGGCCACTACAACCTGATCTCGGCCCTGCATAAGTCGGTGCGCGGTTCCGACCCCGATGCAGCGCTCTACTGGTTTGCGCGCATGCTTCAGGGGGGCGAAGACCCGCTGTACATCGTGCGACGGATGCAGCGCATGGCCTCCGAAGACATCGGCAATGCCGATCCCATGTCGCTGATCATGACCAATGCGGCGCGCGAAACCTATGAGGTGCTGGGCTCACCGGAAGGCGAACTGGCCATTGCTCAGGCGCTTGTCCACATGGCCTCGGCCCCTAAATCGAACGCCGTCTATACGGCCTTCAAGGCGGCGATGAAGGCGGCGAAGGACACCGCGACGCTCGACCCGCCCGAAGTCATCCGCAATGCGCCTACCAAATTGATGAAGCAACTGGGCTACGGCGAAGGCTATATCTACGACCCGGATGACCCCGACGGGTTTTCAGGGCAGAACTATTTTCCGGACGGCATGGCACGCCCGCGCTTCTACGACCCGAAAGGCGAGGGGCACGAGGGCAAGACGCGCCAAAGGCTTGAATACTGGGCACAATTGCGGGAAAAGAAACAGCAGCAAAGGGGGGGATAA
- a CDS encoding cold-shock protein: MAEGTVKWFNATKGFGFIQPAEGGNDVFVHITAVQRAGLQGLADGQKLSYELQTERGKTAAVNLQLL; this comes from the coding sequence ATGGCCGAAGGTACGGTTAAGTGGTTCAATGCCACCAAGGGTTTTGGTTTTATTCAACCGGCCGAAGGCGGTAACGACGTCTTTGTCCACATCACCGCTGTTCAGCGCGCGGGCCTGCAAGGGCTGGCGGACGGTCAGAAGCTCTCCTACGAGCTTCAGACCGAGCGCGGCAAGACCGCCGCTGTCAATCTGCAACTGCTGTAA